A genomic region of Candidatus Hydrogenedentota bacterium contains the following coding sequences:
- a CDS encoding HEAT repeat domain-containing protein: protein VRATATEHLPPAQPEARIALSEALNDPDALVRAYAVLALAELPPAERPPLLVPRLRDPIRLVRINAAQALAALPPGTLAGADQATFN, encoded by the coding sequence TCGTCCGCGCCACCGCCACCGAGCATCTGCCCCCCGCGCAACCCGAGGCGCGTATCGCCCTGAGCGAAGCGCTGAACGACCCCGACGCCCTGGTCCGCGCCTACGCCGTCCTCGCCCTCGCCGAGCTGCCGCCGGCGGAGCGCCCGCCGTTGCTCGTCCCGCGCCTGCGCGACCCGATCCGCCTCGTGCGCATCAACGCCGCCCAGGCGCTCGCCGCGTTGCCCCCCGGCACGCTCGCCGGCGCCGACCAGGCGACCTTCAAC